The Moraxella nasicaprae sequence CCATTATGGGCAGGCAAGCTTATCACGAACGAAAAAACTTAATATAATGTGTTTTGAGCTTAATTTATACTCAATTCAACTCAAAATAAGACATCAGCCCACCTTCAATACTCTCAAACTTTGACAGATGACTTCTAAGCCATCTCTTAATAGTTGCCCAAGTGTGTTCTATGGGGTTTAGGTTAGGTGAATAAGGTGGGAGTGGCAAGATAACATGTTTGCATGTTGTGTTATTAGCAAGTACCTGTAACTGCTTCATTCTATGAAATCTTGCATTATCTAAGATGATGATACAAGGTCTACCTGTTTGCTTGGCGTGGTTGTCAAGGCTAGGTAGAAGCATTTGTTCAAACCAAGTTTCAAATAAGTTGCTTACCATTGTGTTTTGATAGATAAGTGGAGCAATCAAGTTTTTGGCTTTGTTACCAATTTGTCCAGCAACCAATGATATGCGTTGATAATATTTACCACTCACCTTATCATAGACTTTTTGACCCTTTAAACTTCTGGCGTGGGTGCGGTGTAGGTAAGTGTCAATACCAGTTTCATCTACATAAACAAGCTCGTAGTCTTGTATGCTTTGTAACTGTTTTAGCCTGTCTTGATAGTCTTTGATTTTGTTTGGGTCTTGTTCTTTGTAACTTGTGGTCTTTTTTTATGGGTAATACCAAGAGAGCGTAAAGCATAAAAGATGGTACTTGTACCACAATTAAAAACTTCAGCAATTTCATACAAGTAAGCATCAGGGTTTTGCTCTACATAAGTTTTAAGCTTATTTCTGTCCACTTTAACACCACGATTGCCACCACTTTGACAGGACAAATCACCTTGTTCTTGTTTTTTAATCCAAGCATACAAGGTGCTTCTTGAAATGTTGTAAGCAGTACAAACTGTGCTAATATTACCACACTGCTCTAAGTAGGCTAAGGCCTTTTGTTTAAGTTCTATTGAATATGCCATAATAGCGATATTTTAGCATAGATTTGTAGGGTTTTAAAGTGAATTTAGTATACTATATTTTTAGCATGATTTGACCAAGTCCTTTATCAATAACAAAAATCACTCAAACACCAAAACAAAAACACGCCCACAAAAAACACCACCCATCAAGGGCGGTGTTTTGTCATCTTCTGTGTTTACTGTTTGTGTGTTTGTCAAACAGTAAATACTAACAAGATTATGGATTTAGGATACCAGAGCCATCCACATCAACGGTCACACGACGGTTTGGTTGCAAGCAGTCGATAAGTTGGTTGCGTGGTAGTTTGGTGTCACATTGTTTAACTGGGTCAGTTTCGCCAGCACCAACAGAACGAATGATGTTTGCTGGTACGCCACGCTCTACTAGGTAGTTAGTCACAGTGCGAGCACGGTTTTGAGATAGGCGTTGGTTGTAAGCGTCAGTACCTAGGAAGTCGGTATGACCTGTAACGATGACAGCGTTTAGCTGGTCGAAAGTGCGTAGACGAGCAGCAAGCTCATCTAGGTCTTGACGACCTTGTGGTAGCATGTCGCCCACAGTGTGCTTGTCAAATCTAAATAGTGCATCAGCATTTAGCGTGTAGCGTTGTAGTTGTGGTGCAGCAGGAGCAACTGGTGCTGGTGCTGGTACAGCTACTTCTTTGATGATGACTTGTGGTGCAGCTTCTTGTACTGGTGGTGGGCAAACTGCATCAACTGGATCTACTGGGTTCCAGAAGAATGAACGAGTGAACTTGTCTTTGTCAAATAGGACTTTAAATTGGCAAGTAGTTACGCCATCAGTACCAACACCTGGGGTGTGGAAGTGGAATAGATAGTTCCACTCACGAGGACGCCATACTTCATCATAGTGTGGACGACCTAGTAGATGATATAGTTGGTCTTTGGTCATGCCAGCTTTGACTTCTTTTAGGCTAGCAAGATTTGGGAAAGTACCACGATTTTTGTCAAAAGTCACAGAATCCCAACGAGGCCATACTGGGTTTTCAGTAGTACCTTCTTTGGTGACTTTGGTAGGAGTAGTGGCACAAGCAGTAACCGCAGCAGCTAGGGCTGATACAGTTAGGGCTTTAAACAGAATGTTTTTCATAATAAGTCCTTAAAAATAAATGGGAAACCGCCCCACCGCAGGGGTGGGGAGGTTTGAGTGGTCAGATTACCATTGATAGCCTAGACCAACAGTACCGCCGAACTTGCTTTCTGAGTTACCAGTCGCAGTACCTTTTAGAATCCAGTTGCCACCATCGCTGATGCTAGAGAAACCAACTGCATAGCCAGTCTTACCTTCATAGGTACTTGCTGCTACTGCCACTAGGTTTTTACCTGGTAGGTAAACTTGTGGCAAGCCAGCCGCTGCCAATGCTGCCGCAGTACCTGCTTCTGCTTTGTCTTCTACATCATTGATGCGTCCGTTTAGAGCATTTGCAGTGTTATTCAAGTTGTTGTTGAATGTATTAGCAACATTGTATAGCTGACCACCATTGATGGCGTCTTTGCTATTTGCTGCGATGGTACCGTCAGCAACATTGGTTACTTTCTGATTGCCAGCATTGACACCTGAGCCGCTGATAGATACATTGCCAGTTTTCACTGAGCCATCATTACCCAAATCAACATTCTTAGCCAGTTTCACTGCCAAGCCGCCTTTACCATCTGATACTACACCAATGTTAGCATTGTCAGATAGTTTGGCTTGATCTTTTTCACCGCCAGTCAAAGTAACTTTATTGTTCAACTTAACAGCAGAGTCTTCACCAGAGTCACCAGCAAATACCAAACCATCATTCAT is a genomic window containing:
- a CDS encoding transposase, encoding MKDYQDRLKQLQSIQDYELVYVDETGIDTYLHRTHARSLKGQKVYDKVSGKYYQRISLVAGQIGNKAKNLIAPLIYQNTMVSNLFETWFEQMLLPSLDNHAKQTGRPCIIILDNARFHRMKQLQVLANNTTCKHVILPLPPYSPNLNPIEHTWATIKRWLRSHLSKFESIEGGLMSYFELN
- a CDS encoding IS630 transposase-related protein — encoded protein: MAYSIELKQKALAYLEQCGNISTVCTAYNISRSTLYAWIKKQEQGDLSCQSGGNRGVKVDRNKLKTYVEQNPDAYLYEIAEVFNCGTSTIFYALRSLGITHKKRPQVTKNKTQTKSKTIKTG
- a CDS encoding OmpA family protein; the protein is MKNILFKALTVSALAAAVTACATTPTKVTKEGTTENPVWPRWDSVTFDKNRGTFPNLASLKEVKAGMTKDQLYHLLGRPHYDEVWRPREWNYLFHFHTPGVGTDGVTTCQFKVLFDKDKFTRSFFWNPVDPVDAVCPPPVQEAAPQVIIKEVAVPAPAPVAPAAPQLQRYTLNADALFRFDKHTVGDMLPQGRQDLDELAARLRTFDQLNAVIVTGHTDFLGTDAYNQRLSQNRARTVTNYLVERGVPANIIRSVGAGETDPVKQCDTKLPRNQLIDCLQPNRRVTVDVDGSGILNP